CCGCTGAAATCCTCGTGAAAGAAGGTTTTGTTGTTTTACCTTATTGTAGTGCTGATCCTGTTTTGTGTCGTCGCTTAGAAGAAGTTGGTTGTGCAGCCGTAATGCCTTTAGGTTCTCCTATTGGTTCAAATCAAGGTTTACAGACTCGTGATTTTCTACGGATTATTATTGAACAAGCCTCAATACCTGTTGTTGTTGATGCAGGGATTGGTGCACCAAGCCACGCACTTGAGGCTTTAGAGTTAGGTGCAGATGCAGTCTTAGTGAATACCGCAATTGCTGTTGCTAAAAATCCTGTTTTAATGGCACAAGCATTTAAAGCAGCGCTTGATGCAGGCGAACTTGCTCGACAATCAGGACTTGCCACCCCCGCTTCAATTGTGAATATGCAAGCCCAAGCCTCTAGTCCATTAACCCAATATTTGGGGGCATTCTAATGGAAACATTTTCGGATTATTGGCAACAACTCGACTGGGATGACATTACATTAAAACTCAATAGTAAAACCAATACGGATGTTGAAGCCGCATTAAATCGTCATACACTTACACTTGATGATTTTATGGCGTTGATTTCGCCTGCGGGTCGGCATTACTTAGAGCCTATGGCTCAACGCGCTCAGAAACTTACTCGACAACGTTTTGGTAATATTGTGGGATTATATGTTCCACTCTATCTTTCTAATTTATGTGCAAATGACTGTACTTATTGTGGCTTTTCAATGAGTAATGCCATTAAACGCAAAACATTAAATGAAAGTGAGATCATTGCCGAATGTAATAGCATCAGACAATTAGGCTTTGATAGCCTGTTATTAGTAACTGGAGAACATCAAAGAAAAGTGGGTATGGATTATTTTCGCCAATATATCCCTCTTATTCGAGAGAATTTCAGTTCATTAATGATGGAAGTGCAACCTCTTGCAACAGAAGAATATGCTGAGTTAAAAACACTCGGTATTGATGGTGTCATGGTTTATCAAGAAACCTATCATGAACCAACTTATCAGCTTCATCATCTAAAAGGTAAAAAACAGGACTTCCATTGGCGACTACAAACACCGGATAGATTAGGACAAGCTGGAATTGATAAAATTGGCTTAGGTGCATTGATTGGCCTTTCAAACCAGTGGCGTAGCGATTGTTATATGGTGGCAGAGCATCTCTTATTCTTACAAAAACGCTACTGGAAAAGTCGTTATTCAATCTCTTTTCCTCGTTTACGTCCTTGTGCGGGTGGGCTTAGCCCAGCATCTGTAATGAGTGAAGCAGAATTAGTTCAATTGATCTGTGCTTTTCGTATTTTAGCACCTGATGTTGAGCTTTCACTTTCAACACGTGAATCGCCGTATTTTCGCGATAATACAATACCATTAGCGATAAATAACATTAGTGCGGGTTCTAAAACTCAACCTGGCGGGTATTCTGATAGTCATGAAGAATTAGAACAATTCTCCCCTAATGATAATCGCCATGTAAATGATGTGATTAACGTATTAAAAGAGCGGGGATTACAACCTGTATGGAAAGATTGGGATAATTACTTGGGTCGTTAATTAAAATTTAAATAATATAAAACCGCTTTTAATTTATTTAATTACAAATAATAAAGGCGGTTTTTATTATATTTCTAATAAAAAATCAATCATTTACTTATCCTCAAATAAAAAATAGTAACTCCTATCGCCATATAGATATTAACGTCAAACTAAAGCCGAAGCTGAATTACTAAATATTCCTGAAAGAAATATACTAAATAATATGACTAAACGGGTGAGGGCGATTATTAAAACTGAAAACCTCGTTCTAGAAGCACGTAAAACGGTAGCAGCAGGTGTTTTTTCATTCACTTTGGAAAAGATAAACAAGAATATAAAGTATTAATAGGCACATCTGCTACCTTAAAAAGTACACCATTACCGCAGCCAGAACAGCATAAATATATTCCTGGAAAAACATATGACATTCTCAGTTTTGACGATTTACCATTAGAAAGTACTAAAGAAGAGAAAGGCATATATACTCATAAAGAGAATTTAATTTTTGTTTTTTCCACAAACTAATTCACTCTATTATAAAATCTGAATACTCCTCTTAATAGATAAAAAAGAGTATTCTATTTATAATAAACATGTAGAAAGATAAAATAAAAAGTTGCTCTAATAAATTATTTATATTTTATTACTTAAAATAATTATTGATTATGCTACAGCTAATAGTTCAAGTTCTTCCATACTTAAACCAGATATTCTTTCGATAAAGGAAAGATCAAAATTCTCTTTTAATAATTTTTGTGCTAACTCTAATTGCACTCGTTTTTTTCCTATTTCAATACCTTCAGTTTTACCTAATTCAATACCTACGGCTTTCCCTAATTCAATACCTACGGTTTTCCCTAATTCAATACCTACGGTTTTCCCTAGTTCAATACCTTCATTTTTTCCGATTTCAAATCCTTCATCTATACCTAATTTAAATCCTTTATTTTCTAATCTCCACGCTATATTCATAATCGCCTCTCGGTGGTTATCTACTTGTTCGACTATCTTATCTATAATGAATTCAAAATCTGATGAATCCATAATTGAGAATAAATATTCTACAACAGCAATCGTGTCCTCATCTCTGCAGTTTTTCTGATTTATTGCTTTTGATAGAAGCATTGCAACCTTATCCAGATCATGACAACTATTAACATGCTTCATTGCTATTTCCATTACGGCAGCTTTTTTATGTGTCAGCAAAATATCATCATCAATTGAAGTCAAATCAATTAAAGAGAAGTTATTAGAGTAAAGTTGATTAGCAAATGAAGTAAGTGGGAAACACACCATCCAATTAACAGGAAAAGGATATGGTTTTTTCTTTCCATGATAAAACAAAATTGGAACAACAAGAGGTAGCGATTTATAACCTTGCTGTAAATGCTGGTTCATCGTACAAAACGCATAATGCATCATACGCCAAGCTATCATTTTATCTGGCCGAGATTGATGTTCTATGAGTAGGTAAATCGGAATATCCCCCTCCTTTGTTTTCACCAAATACAAAATATCAGACATACGAGAACGTAATTTAATATCAATGAAAGAAGAATTTTGTAATTGCAACGTTGAAAAATCACAATGACTTTTTAATTCTTCTGGTAAATGGATAAAGAAAAAGTCTTTTGCATTACTGACATTCATCATAAAGCGTTTAAATGCAGCATCATGAGAAGATATAGATATAGGCTTTTTCATAACTGACTCCATATTGAATTTGGACTGCCAGCTTACAGAAAAAAACACGTTTCACTCACTAAAAAATTATCATAATTATCTGAAAAATATGAATTATTTGTTATTCTAAAATAAACATGCAATAAAGAAATAAAAAATACCTTCGATAAATATCCAAGGTATTTTTTAAAATTATAAATTTTATTTTTAATTATTTATCAACAACAATATTTTTATTCACCACTTCATATTCATCATTGCCCACCATTCTGGCAAATTTCTCTATCGGATCTGTACTTAATGCATATAGCCGTTTTAATGCATAAGGATCATCACCTAAACGCACCTTTCCTGGTTGTGTCGTTACCGCCAATATCATGCCTGACACTTTAGTTGCATTAATCGCCCTTTGGTTATAACCCCCAAAAGGATATGCAAAAGCATATTGATGTGGATTTAATAACCGCAAAATACGTTGTGAGCGCTGTAAATCTAACACGATAGTATGAGATTGACGGCTAAATATAATGGGTTTTTTATTATTATCTAAACAATGTAAAAAATGAGAATGTGACTGAATATCAAAAACATCTCGACTTGATTTTAGTGCCTGCCAACTCATAAACTGTAATGAATTAGGTGCCCATTTGGGTGTTTTAGATTTTATACGCGATGAAATAACAAATAATGTTGCTCTCTGGCCATTTTCTTTTAAAAGAGGATAGGCATAGCGATAAACAGATTGTAAACCATCATCAAATGTTAATGCGACAGCCCGTCCCGGCAAATTAATACTTTTATTTAAATAGCCTGAAACTTGATTCAGTGAAAGTGTTTCATATCCGGCTTCTTTTAAATAATGCATCTGCTCTGTAAAGGCAGTTAATGATGTTGTTGTTGATGTATGGCGAAAATGATAATTTTCCGTTGTCTTGAGAATATGGTGATAAGTGAGTACAGGTATTCCCAAATCAGGTTTTACATCTCTTGATGAAATATAACCTAAACGGTCACCTAAAGAGATTTCAAACCAATTAATTTTTATTCCATTAGCATCTTCTTTTATTGTGCGTGATAGCACGGGATAACGTAAATTGGATAAGAGTGTCGCTATTTGTGGGCTAGCAATATCTTTATCACTATAGACCGGAGTATTTTTTGTTGTGATTAAATATTCGTAGATAGGGTAATCTGTTTTCTTCGTACTATTTGTTAAGAAACGTATTCTTTTATCTGGTTTCATAGAAGCAATATCTTCGAAATAGCCATCTTCTAGATATCCCGCTTCCAAATAACCTTGGGCATTTCCAAATTGTATTCTCTGGTAATTATTTATCGCATCTGAAACAGAAAATACCTGATTAGGATAGAGTTCAGCAACAGGTCTTAATTTATCACCGACAAAAGCATATAAGGTTTTTTGTTGGCGAAGTTGCATCAATGTTGTGGTAGGAGTGTCTAAATCCCACTGTGCTTCTGTTGATATTTCCTTTTCTAAAGGGGTTGCAAAAGTAAAACCTGTCAAAATAAAAAATAGGATAATCAATCCATTAGTTATTATTCTCATCATTTCGCCTACTTATTGTAGAACAGAAACAAAAAATGCCCTCACAATGGAGGGCATTTCAATCTAATTTAAATTAGATTTTAGTCTTTTAATCCACCAAAACCAGCATTCAGTAATTCTGCTAAGTTAGCAGATGCTTCATCAGCACTGATTGTTGTTTCAGCTTCATCTGTCGGCAGTTGTGATTGACGACGCTTCATACGATCTTGGTGATACGCATACCCTGTACCTGCAGGGATCAAGCGACCAACAATAACGTTTTCTTTCAAGCCACGTAATTCGTCACGTTTACCTGCTACAGCAGCTTCGGTCAGAACACGAGTTGTTTCTTGGAATGATGCTGCTGAAATGAAGGATTCTGTTGCCAGTGATGCTTTTGTAATACCTAATAGGTCACGAGCATAAGTCGCTGGCACTTTACCTTCATCTTCCAGAATACGGTTCGATACTTTCACGCGAGCGTATTCAACTTGTTCACCTTCGAGGAACTCAGAACTTCCTGCGTTCTCAATAGTGACTTTACGTAGCATCTGACGAACGATAACTTCAATGTGCTTATCGTTAATCTTAACACCTTGTAAACGGTAAACTTCCTGTACTTCGTTAGTGATATAACGAGTAACCGCATGAACACCACGTAAACGCAGAATATCATGTGGTGATTCTGGACCATCGGAGATAACATCACCGCGTTCCACAACTTCACCCTCAAATACGTTAAGCTGACGCCATTTAGGGATCATCTCTTCGTATGCATCGCTACCATCTAATGGAGAAATAACTAGACGACGTTTACCTTTAGTCTCTTTACCGAACGATACAATACCACTGATTTCAGCAAGGATTGCAGGCTCTTTCGGACGACGAGCTTCAAACAAGTCAGCGACACGTGGCAGACCACCGGTAATATCTTTAGTACCGCCAGATTCTTGTGGAATACGCGCTAAAGTATCACCTGCGTTAATAGTAACACCATCATCTAACTGAACAATTGCTTTACCTGGCAAGAAGTACTGTGCTGGCATATCAGTATTCGGAATTAATACATCTTTACCTTGTGCATCAGTGATACGCAATGCTGGACGTAAATCTTTACCGCTACCTGTACGCTCTGCTGAGTCCAGAACAACCAGTGAAGAAAGACCTGTTAATTCATCAGTCTGACGTGTAATAGTTTGACCATCAACCATGTCAGCAAAACGAATAATACCAGATACTTCACTCACAACTGGCATTGTATGTGGATCCCAGTTAGCAACAGTTTCGCCACCGTTAACCGCTTCGCCATCACCTTTCGCTAATTGAGCACCGTAAGGCACTTTATAGCTTTCTTTCGTACGACCGAACTCGTCAATTAAACGTAATTCAGTATTACGAGAAGTGATAACTAATTTACCCGCGGTATTGGTGATGAACTTCGCATTGAATAGCTTCAACGTACCTTTGTTACGTACTTGAATGCTAGATTCTGCTGCCGCACGAGATGCCGCACCACCGATGTGGAACGTACGCATCGTTAACTGTGTACCTGGTTCACCGATTGACTGTGCCGCAATAACACCGATAGCTTCACCTTTGTTAATGATATGACCACGAGCAAGGTCACGACCATAACATTTAGCACACACACCGAAGTCTGTGTTACAGGTTACAACTGAACGTACTTTCACGCTGTCAACTGAGTTTTCTTCTAACAGGTCACACAGTTTTTCGTTTAACAGGGTGTTACGTGGAACAAGAATATCGGCAGTACCTGGTTTCAGAATATCTTCTGCAGCCACACGACCTAATACACGTTCACGCAGTGGTTCTTTAACATCACCACCTTCGATAACCGGAGTCATCATAACACCTTCGGTTGTACCACAGTCGTCTTCTGTGACAACTAAGTCTTGTGCAACGTCAACTAAACGACGCGTCAAGTAACCGGAGTTTGCTGTTTTCAGTGCGGTATCAGCAAGACCTTTACGAGCACCGTGGGTTGAGATGAAGTACTGGAGTACGTTCAGACCTTCACGGAAGTTCGCTGTAATTGGTGTCTCGATGATTGAGCCATCTGGCTTAGCCATCAGACCACGCATACCGGCTAACTGACGGATCTGAGCAGCAGAACCACGAGCACCGGAGTCAGCCATCATAAAGATGCTGTTGAAGGATACTTGTTGTTCTTCTTCACCATTACGATTAATAACGGTTTCAGTAGACAGGTTTTCCATCATCGCTTTTGCTACGCGCTCATTCGCCGCAGCCCAAATATCGATAACTTTGTTGTAACGTTCGCCCGCTGTTACCAGACCGGATTGGAACTGTTCCTGAATTTCTGCAACTTCTGCTTCTGCTTCTGCAATGATCTCTGCTTTTTTCGCAGGGATAACCATGTCATCGATACCGACTGAAGCACCTGAACGTGCTGCGTAAGCAAAACCGGTATACATGATTTGGTCAGCAAAAATAACCGTTGGCTTCAAGCCCATTACGCGATAACAGGTATTAAGCATTTTAGAAATTGCTTTCTTACCTAATGGTTGGTTAACCAGCGCGTAAGGTAGGCCTTTTGGTACGATCATCCATAAAATAGCTCGACCAATAGTCGTGTCTTTTAAGCTAGTTTCAGTAGTGATGTTACCTTCACCATCTTTGATCTCTTCAGTGATACGTACTTTAACGCGTGCGTGTAAAGAAGCTAAACCAGCGCGATAAACGCGTTCTGCTTCTTTAGGACCACTTAGCACCATGCCTTCACCTTTGGCATTGATGCAGTCACGAGTCATGTAGTAAAGACCTAATACAACGTCCTGTGAAGGAACGATGATTGGATCACCACTTGCTGGAGACAGGATGTTATTTGTTGACATCATCAGTGCACGAGCTTCTAACTGTGCTTCTAATGTCAATGGTACGTGAACCGCCATTTGGTCACCATCGAAGTCGGCGTTGTATGCCGCACACACGAGTGGGTGTA
This genomic stretch from Proteus vulgaris harbors:
- the thiG gene encoding thiazole biosynthesis; protein product: MLKIADTTFTSRLFTGTGKFATPTLMTEAIKASGSQLVTMAMKRVDLKKGNDDLIAPLKSLGVKLLPNTSGAKTAQEAVFAARLAKEAFGTHWVKLEIHPDTKYLLPDPIETLKAAEILVKEGFVVLPYCSADPVLCRRLEEVGCAAVMPLGSPIGSNQGLQTRDFLRIIIEQASIPVVVDAGIGAPSHALEALELGADAVLVNTAIAVAKNPVLMAQAFKAALDAGELARQSGLATPASIVNMQAQASSPLTQYLGAF
- the thiH gene encoding thiamine biosynthesis protein ThiH produces the protein METFSDYWQQLDWDDITLKLNSKTNTDVEAALNRHTLTLDDFMALISPAGRHYLEPMAQRAQKLTRQRFGNIVGLYVPLYLSNLCANDCTYCGFSMSNAIKRKTLNESEIIAECNSIRQLGFDSLLLVTGEHQRKVGMDYFRQYIPLIRENFSSLMMEVQPLATEEYAELKTLGIDGVMVYQETYHEPTYQLHHLKGKKQDFHWRLQTPDRLGQAGIDKIGLGALIGLSNQWRSDCYMVAEHLLFLQKRYWKSRYSISFPRLRPCAGGLSPASVMSEAELVQLICAFRILAPDVELSLSTRESPYFRDNTIPLAINNISAGSKTQPGGYSDSHEELEQFSPNDNRHVNDVINVLKERGLQPVWKDWDNYLGR
- a CDS encoding transposase/plasmid-related protein, which gives rise to MKKPISISSHDAAFKRFMMNVSNAKDFFFIHLPEELKSHCDFSTLQLQNSSFIDIKLRSRMSDILYLVKTKEGDIPIYLLIEHQSRPDKMIAWRMMHYAFCTMNQHLQQGYKSLPLVVPILFYHGKKKPYPFPVNWMVCFPLTSFANQLYSNNFSLIDLTSIDDDILLTHKKAAVMEIAMKHVNSCHDLDKVAMLLSKAINQKNCRDEDTIAVVEYLFSIMDSSDFEFIIDKIVEQVDNHREAIMNIAWRLENKGFKLGIDEGFEIGKNEGIELGKTVGIELGKTVGIELGKAVGIELGKTEGIEIGKKRVQLELAQKLLKENFDLSFIERISGLSMEELELLAVA
- the icaB gene encoding Poly-beta-1,6-N-acetyl-D-glucosamine N-deacetylase precursor, with the protein product MRIITNGLIILFFILTGFTFATPLEKEISTEAQWDLDTPTTTLMQLRQQKTLYAFVGDKLRPVAELYPNQVFSVSDAINNYQRIQFGNAQGYLEAGYLEDGYFEDIASMKPDKRIRFLTNSTKKTDYPIYEYLITTKNTPVYSDKDIASPQIATLLSNLRYPVLSRTIKEDANGIKINWFEISLGDRLGYISSRDVKPDLGIPVLTYHHILKTTENYHFRHTSTTTSLTAFTEQMHYLKEAGYETLSLNQVSGYLNKSINLPGRAVALTFDDGLQSVYRYAYPLLKENGQRATLFVISSRIKSKTPKWAPNSLQFMSWQALKSSRDVFDIQSHSHFLHCLDNNKKPIIFSRQSHTIVLDLQRSQRILRLLNPHQYAFAYPFGGYNQRAINATKVSGMILAVTTQPGKVRLGDDPYALKRLYALSTDPIEKFARMVGNDEYEVVNKNIVVDK
- the rpoC gene encoding DNA-directed RNA polymerase subunit beta'; protein product: MKDLLKFLKAQTKTEEFDAIKIALASPDMIRSWSFGEVKKPETINYRTFKPERDGLFCARIFGPVKDYECLCGKYKRLKHRGVICEKCGVEVTQTKVRRERMGHIELASPVAHIWFLKSLPSRIGLLLDMPLRDIERVLYFESYVVVEGGMTSLERGQILTEEQYLDALEEFGDEFDAKMGAEAVQNLLQSMDLEQECETLREELNETNSETKRKKLTKRIKLLEAFMQSGNKPEWMILTVLPVLPPDLRPLVPLDGGRFATSDLNDLYRRVINRNNRLKRLLDLAAPDIIVRNEKRMLQESVDALLDNGRRGRAITGSNKRPLKSLADMIKGKQGRFRQNLLGKRVDYSGRSVITVGPYLRLHQCGLPKKMALELFKPFIYGKLETRGLATTIKAAKKMVEREEAVVWDILDEVIREHPVMLNRAPTLHRLGIQAFEPILIEGKAIQLHPLVCAAYNADFDGDQMAVHVPLTLEAQLEARALMMSTNNILSPASGDPIIVPSQDVVLGLYYMTRDCINAKGEGMVLSGPKEAERVYRAGLASLHARVKVRITEEIKDGEGNITTETSLKDTTIGRAILWMIVPKGLPYALVNQPLGKKAISKMLNTCYRVMGLKPTVIFADQIMYTGFAYAARSGASVGIDDMVIPAKKAEIIAEAEAEVAEIQEQFQSGLVTAGERYNKVIDIWAAANERVAKAMMENLSTETVINRNGEEEQQVSFNSIFMMADSGARGSAAQIRQLAGMRGLMAKPDGSIIETPITANFREGLNVLQYFISTHGARKGLADTALKTANSGYLTRRLVDVAQDLVVTEDDCGTTEGVMMTPVIEGGDVKEPLRERVLGRVAAEDILKPGTADILVPRNTLLNEKLCDLLEENSVDSVKVRSVVTCNTDFGVCAKCYGRDLARGHIINKGEAIGVIAAQSIGEPGTQLTMRTFHIGGAASRAAAESSIQVRNKGTLKLFNAKFITNTAGKLVITSRNTELRLIDEFGRTKESYKVPYGAQLAKGDGEAVNGGETVANWDPHTMPVVSEVSGIIRFADMVDGQTITRQTDELTGLSSLVVLDSAERTGSGKDLRPALRITDAQGKDVLIPNTDMPAQYFLPGKAIVQLDDGVTINAGDTLARIPQESGGTKDITGGLPRVADLFEARRPKEPAILAEISGIVSFGKETKGKRRLVISPLDGSDAYEEMIPKWRQLNVFEGEVVERGDVISDGPESPHDILRLRGVHAVTRYITNEVQEVYRLQGVKINDKHIEVIVRQMLRKVTIENAGSSEFLEGEQVEYARVKVSNRILEDEGKVPATYARDLLGITKASLATESFISAASFQETTRVLTEAAVAGKRDELRGLKENVIVGRLIPAGTGYAYHQDRMKRRQSQLPTDEAETTISADEASANLAELLNAGFGGLKD